In Bradyrhizobium sp. WBOS07, the genomic window GGCGTCGGCGGCGTAGTCGAACGTGCCGGTGTCCACGATCGACCAGTTCATGAAATCCTTGCGCGGGTCGTGGGCATACTTGTTGGTGTCGAAGACGTCGGTGACGGCGAATTTTCCCACCGTCAGGACCAAGCGGTCGGCGCTCTGCGTGCCGGCGAACTGGTTGATGTCGGCGTCGACCTTCTTGGTCTCTCCGCCAAGATCGAACGTCTGACGGAAGAAGGCCCGTGGAATTCGGGCGTAGGGCGCAGCGGCGCCGACCTTGTAGGCCTCGCCGCTCGGAAATCCGGCCACACCCAAGGTCGAGCTCAAGCCGAACCCCTGATCGATCTCCGGGTTGACCCAGAATTCTCCGCCGGCCCAAGGTCTGAAGCCGGCGTAGAGCGTCACGTCCCAGGTCTGTCGGGTCTGGTTCGGAATGAGGCTATTCGTCCCCGTGTAGGGCGAGCGGAAAGGCGCCGCATACTGCTGCAGATAGGTCGTCTGCCCATGGATGCTGAACTGGTCGGTTTCGAAGGGCATCAAGCCGTCCTCGAGAACCTTCTGCCCATTTTGACCGAAGCGGTAGTTGAGGCCGAGGCGGGCGGTCTGCACCGCGAGATCCGAGGACAGACGCTGCGTGCCGCCAAACCCTTTCTCCTTCGCGCCGAAGTCCGTGTAGAGATATTCGAACCGCGCCGACCAGTTTGCCGACAGGGCGACTTCGGCGCCGGCGCCCCAGGCGGAGCCGAGCCGAGTGAAACCGATCTTGTCTCCCGGGGTGCCGTCGAGCGGGTCGAGCGTCGCCTGATCGTAGCTCCATGCGAAGCCGCCTGTTGCGTAGAACAACCAGGGTCCCGGCGCATAGCCCAAGCGAGCGCGCAGCGTACCCGACGTCAGGACGGTTTCCTTCAAGGTCGCCGGTCCCTGCGCGGTGCCGACGGCGGCCGTCCCGGAGATCGTGTTCGGAAAGGTGAGATCGCCCTCGACGCCGACGACCATGCGTGAGGGCAGCACGTGATTGTATCCGGCGCTCAGTCCGAGAGCGTAGGAGCCGGTTCCCTTGAACGCGTTGAGGGAGTTCGTCAGGTCGATCGATCCGGACGACGGAGCCAGTCCCGGGGCGCCGAAAGCGTACTGCGAGGACCCGACGCCATAGGCGAAATGGCCGCCGACGAAGGGGCCGCTCCAGTCGACGGCCTGGCCGGGCCGGACCTCGCCGAGAT contains:
- a CDS encoding carbohydrate porin, whose protein sequence is MKRRTLDAMKKVIIGMILAGGPAAEGLSADLGEVRPGQAVDWSGPFVGGHFAYGVGSSQYAFGAPGLAPSSGSIDLTNSLNAFKGTGSYALGLSAGYNHVLPSRMVVGVEGDLTFPNTISGTAAVGTAQGPATLKETVLTSGTLRARLGYAPGPWLFYATGGFAWSYDQATLDPLDGTPGDKIGFTRLGSAWGAGAEVALSANWSARFEYLYTDFGAKEKGFGGTQRLSSDLAVQTARLGLNYRFGQNGQKVLEDGLMPFETDQFSIHGQTTYLQQYAAPFRSPYTGTNSLIPNQTRQTWDVTLYAGFRPWAGGEFWVNPEIDQGFGLSSTLGVAGFPSGEAYKVGAAAPYARIPRAFFRQTFDLGGETKKVDADINQFAGTQSADRLVLTVGKFAVTDVFDTNKYAHDPRKDFMNWSIVDTGTFDYAADAWGFTYGAAVEWYKGDWTFRGGLFDLSTVPNSTELDPTFSQFQWIGEIEHRHEIWGKPGKVAVTGFLTRGRMGRFDDAVALAQATGTAADTALVRRYQSRAGISVNLEQEVTKDLGVFARAGVADGSKESYEFTDIDATVAAGLSLAGSSWNRPNDTFGFAGVVNGISQARRTYLDAGGLGILVGDGRLPNAGSEKIIETYYSFPLWSWRATLDYQLVVNPAYNRDRGPASIFGVRVRSQF